The nucleotide window GGGGACTCACCCCGGTCAGGCGTCGCTGGCGTACGGCTCGCGAGTCCAGGATCCGCTGGTGCTCGAGGATTCCGCGGCCGTGGAGCACCTCGCTGGTGTAGGAGGGCAGTTGGAGCAGGCCGTGGACCAGGTTCGGGTCGAACGCCCGGACGCGGCGGGCCACCACCTCGAGTTCCAGGTAGTCGCGTTCGGGGGAGGCCGGGTGAAAGTCCTTGAACGGTGAGCGCTGCCGGGCGCCGATCGCGAGCTGCACCAGTTCGGCGGTCTCGGCGCCGGAGAACCCGTAGAGGCCGGCGAGGGTGTGCACGTCCTCGACCTGTGCGATGCGCTCCTCGGTCTCCAACCGGCTGATCTTCGAGGAGGAGAACCGGAGCCGGGCCGCGACGTCACTGATCTTCATACCCAGCTCGAGCCGCCGGGACCTGAGGCGGTGCGCGAGGATCTGCTGGCAGACGGTCGGTGCCGGCGTCTCGGCGATCCACGTCTCGTCCGGCGTCATGCCGCCCCTCCCCGGGCCTGTCCTTCGCGGGTGGCACATTGCCGACACCGCAATCTGCCAACAGGTGGGGACTGTACCTCAACGTGACGGGAGCATCCCAATTACGCGGGTCGTCACCACACTGGGATGGAATCGACCGGTTCGACGAGGCCGTTTCATCCTCATCGGCACGCGCGAGGTCACTGTGCGTTGCTCTCCGATGTCCTGGCGCGATGAGACGGCATGGACCTCGCACCTGCCCCCATGAACGCCGGTGCAAGTCGGGGCGGCGTGACGTCCCTCTCGTCGTCCGTGGTGTGCCGTGCTGTGCCGACCGCCGAACTGATCGGTGAAAACGGCTGTTAGGCAGGCTTTTCCGGCTGCGCCGGGATCGCCGCCATGGCCGTCGCGGCGATCGCCTGGAGGTCTTCGAGGGTGCCGCCGTCGCGGGCGCAGCCGGACATGCCGCGCAGGACCGCCACGAGGAACGCGGCCAGGGGCTCGGTGTTCGTGGCGGGTGGCAGGTCGCCGTCCCTGACCCCGCGCTCCAGCCGGTCCAGCAGGCGCTGGTGCAGTTCCTGTCGCTGGCCGGTGAGCCGGGGCTCGGTCAGCATCAGGCAGCCGGGGGGCGTGGCCGCGTCGGTGTGGGCGTGGGCGGTGTCGTCGAGGATGCGCACGACGGCCTCGCGGGCTGTCGGTAGCTCGGCGGCGGCGTCGAGTCCCTCGCAGGTGAGCCGGAAGTAGGCGGCGGACGCCTCCTCGAAGAGGCGGTGCTTGTCACCGAACGCGGAGTAGAGGCTCGGCGGGGAGACGCCCATGGCCGCGGTGAGGGTCGCGATGGACGTGGCGTCGTAGCCGTCGCGCCAGAACTGCTCGACGGCAGCTGCGAGTGCCGCGTCGCGATCGAAGCTGCGGGGTCGGCCGGCCATGCGCCCATCATAACGTAGCGATCACTATGCAATGTGGTAGCGTCCCCGGCGTCAATCAATAGTGATCGCTACAAAATGGGGTTCGTGATGGAGCTGAAGGGTGCTGTCGTGCTGGTCACCGGCGCGAACCGAGGCATCGGCGCGGAATTCGTCCGGCTGCTCAAGCAGCGCGGGGCCGGCCGGATCTACGCCGCCGCGCGGGACGTGACGTCGATCGAGGCCGACGGCGTGGAGCCGATCCGGCTCGACGTCACCGACCGGGACCAGATCGAGGCCGCCGCTCGGCGCGCGGGTGATGTGCAGATCCTGATCAACAATGCCGGGATCTCCACCGGCACCGCCCTGGTGACCGGCGACGAGGCGGGCATCCGGCGGGAGATGGAGACCAACTTCTACGGCCCGTTGCTGCTGACCCGCGCCTTCGCCCCGATCCTGCGGGCCAACGGGGGCGGCGCAGTTCTCAACGTCGTCTCCGCCCTGTCCTGGTTCTCCACCCCGGTGGGCGGCGCGTATGCCGCGTCGAAGGCGGCGCAGTGGATGCTGACCGACAGCACCCGCCTGGAGCTCGCCGCCCAGGGCACGCACGTGGTCGGCGTGCACATGGGTCTGGTCGACACCGACATGAGCAAGAGCCTCCAGGCGCCGAAGATCCACCCGGCCGAGCTGGCCGGTGCGGGCCTCGACGCGATCGAGTCCGGTGCGCAGGAGGTGCTGGCCGACGACTGGGCGAAGTTCGTGAAGTCCGGCCTCCAGCTCGACCCGAAGGAACGGTACGAGCGGATTTTCGCCGCCCTCGGCGGCAACTGAGCCGGTATCTGAGCCGGCAGCCGGCCGGTGCTCACGGCGTGATGCAACCTGGGCGCTCGCTCGTTCCGTCGAGTGGGCATGAGTATCTCTTTCTCCCGCCGCACTGTCCTGGTTCCCGTCGCCGTGGCGCTCGCCGCGGCCGCGGGTGTCGTCGCGTTCGTCCTTCCCGGTTCCGATTCGACCACCAAAGCTGCTCCCACGCAGGCTATCTCGGCCGAGCTGACGGCCTATGAGGGGGAGCAGCCCGAGGGGTTCAGCATCGAGCAGGTGCCTGCCGGATGGGACGTGCTGGCGGCTGACGCCGGCAAGCTGGTGCTGGCCGCGCAGGACGCCTCCGACCGCGACCCGAACGAGTTCGAGGGCAAGATTCTGGTCACGGTGGCCAACGAGGCGGAGCTGTCGACCACGCGCCCCAACGCCCACGAGGTGAAGGTCGGTGATGTGACGGCAACCGGTTTCGACTTCTCCGGTGGTGACAGCACGGGTCTGCTGCTGCCGTCGGGTGACCGGACGCTGATCTTCCAGCTGCCCGGGGGCCTGGAGTGGGACGAGGCGACCGTCGCGGACTTCGCCGCCGGGGTGCACTCGGTCGGTACCCCGGACATCGCCCAGGGCTGATCGGGCGGCTCGGCTCCCCACCCCGCGGGGGTGGGGAGCTTCCCCGTCGGTGCTTTCACATCAAGGACGACGAAACACCTTGGTATCCGCGATGACACCATCAGCGTGATCTGAAAAACGCTTACCTGCCAGGGTAAACCGCCAGAGTCGGCGCATTCGGCCTTCTGACCCGGTGCCTCAGTAGGTGATCAGGCCGTGCCGGTTGCGGAACTCGCCGGTCGGTCCGTCCGGGCCGATCAGGGCCAGGGCCACCGTCGCGTCCGTTCCCTCGGTCACCGTCTGATGTCCGGACCGGCCGTTGAAATCGGTTGCGGTGTAACCGGGGTCGGAGGCATTGATCCGGAACTTCGGCAGGTTCTTGGCATACTGCACGGTCAGCGCGATCACCGCCGCCTTCGACGAGGCGTACGGCACGAGATTCACCGGGAACTCGTCCGCCTTCTCGTCCAGCAGCAGCCGGGGCCAGCCGACCCCGGACGTGACATTCACGATCACCGGTGCGGACGACCGCCGCAGCAGCGGCAGGGCGGCCTGGGTCATCCGGACGACCCCGAACACGTTGGTCTCGAACACCGTACGCATCTCGTCGGCGTCCAGGTCGTCGAAATCCCACTTCGTGCCGGGGATTCCGGCGTTGTTGATCAGGACGTCCAGTTCGGTCAGGGACGCGACGGCCCGGGCGACGCTCGCGTCGTCCGTGACGTCCAGCTGGACGGGGACGGCGCCGAGCGCGCGGGCCGCCTCGCCGGTGGACAGGTCGCGCATTCCGGCGTAAACGGTGTGGCCTGCCTCGATCAGGCGGCGGGTGGTCTCCAGACCGAGGCCTTTGTTGGCCCCGGTCACCAGGGTTGTGGTCATGTCCCCACCGTGGGACGACGAGAACCCCGCTGCCAGGTATCCGTCGACGGTGGGACCGGCAGTACCACCCGCCCGGAGGCGATCCGGGCCATCATGGCCGGTGTGGATGAGTTCGCACAGGTGCTGCGGGCCTGGCGGGACCGGGTCACCCCGGAGCAGGCGGGACTGGCTCCCGGCCTGGGGCGGCGCACGCCCGGGCTGCGCCGGGAAGAGCTGGCGCTGCTGGCCGGGGTGAGCGTCGACTACGTGGTCCGGCTGGAACAGGGCCGCGCCCGCAACCCCTCACCTCAGGTTCTGGCTGCCCTCGCCCGGGGCCTGCGCCTGGACGACGACGAGCGCGACCACTTCTTCCGGGTGGCCGGCGCGGCGGTTCCGGGCCGCGGCCTGCTGCCGTCCCACGTCACCCCGAGCGTCCGGCGGATCGTCGACCGCCTGGCCGACCTGCCGGTCGCGGTCTTCACCCCGATCCACGACCTGCTGCTGTGGAACCCGATGTGGGCCGCCCTGCTCGGCGACCCGTCGGTGCGCACCGGGCTGGACCGCAACTTGATCTGGCAGTACTTCGCCGGCCCGCCGATGCCGGTGACGCACTCCCCGGCCGAGGAGGAGTCGTTCGCCCGCAGCCTGGTCGGGCACCTGCGCCTGGCGCTCGGGCAGTATCCCGGCGATCCGCACGTCGGTGACCTGGTCGATCGGCTGCTGGAAGCGTCCCCGGAGTTCGCCCGACGCTGGAACGGCGCGCCGGTCGGCGAGTTCCAGACCAGCCACAAGATCATTCACACCCAGCAGGTCGGCGACATCGTGCTGGACTGCGACACGCTGACCGGCGGCACCGGTGGCCTGCTGATCGTGGTGATGACCGCCGCGCCGGGCACGCAGGACGAACGCAAGCTCGACCTGCTGCGGGTGGTGGGGCTCCAGGGCGCGTGGGAATGAGCGTGGCCGGATCATCGACGGCCCCGCGTGTGCTCAGCATGCTGTCGCCCCCTGAGTCACTGCTCTGCTGCGATGATTCCGGGGCTGAGCGGTCGTCTCTCTCCAGTTCGGTAGCCTTGAGCGAGTTCACCGCTACCGACGGGAGAGGGCTTCCATGGCCAGGTTTGAGGGTAAGCACGTGCTGGTGACCGGGGGCAGCAGTGGGATCGGCCTGGCCGGTGCGCAGCGCATCGTGGACGAGGGTGGCCGGGTCACGCTGACCGGTACCGATCCGGAACGTCTGGCGGTGGTATCCGAAAAGCTGCCTTCGGTAACTGTTCTGCGCAATGACGCTGCTGATCCTGCCTCGGTGGACGCGCTCGTCGAGGCAGTGGGCGGGGAGCCGTTGCACGGTCTGTGGCTGAACGCCGGTTACGCGGAGGTCGGGCCGCTGGAGGGCGTCGATGCCGCGTCGTTCGACGCGATGACGGCGGTCAATCTGCGGGCTCCGGCGTTGCAGCTGGCCCGGTTGTCGCCGCATCTGGCCGAGGGGGCCTCGGTGGTGGTCACGTCGTCCACCTCCGCCTACGAGGGTGCGCCGATGACGGCGCTGTACGCCGCGACCAAGGCGGCGCTGATATCGGCAGCGAAGGTGTGGGCGGCCGAGCTGGCGCCGCGCGGTATCCGGGTCAACGTGCTGGTGCCGGGGGCCACACAGACGAACTTCCGGCACTTCATGACCGACGAACAGCGCTCGGGTTTCGAGTCGGCCCTGCTGGAGCAGGTGCCCCTGGGCCGGGTCGGCACACCCGAAGAGGTCGCTGCGGTGGGGCTTTTCCTGCTGTCGGACGAGGCATCGTACGTCACCGGGGCGCAGTTCGTGGTGGACGGCGGGCTGCTGCGGGTCTGAGGCGGGTCTCGGCCGGGTCAGCAAGAGCTGAACCGATGCGCGGTCCCCGGTGACGGACCGGAGACCGCGCCGGTCTCAAGAAGGCGCGGTACGACGGAGCTTCGTCGTGCCCGGAGGGTGCTGTGCGTCGGTGGCCCCGCGCAGGACCGCTTCGCCGGCTTCCTCGAGGTCGGCCCGGACGGCCTGATCCGCCGGCGGGAGACGTTCTTCTTCGCCCTGCCCTGATCTGTCCCACACAGCTACTGCTCGTGTCGCGGATGCCGTGGCAGCTACCGGTTGTTCCAGCTCGTGTTGTAGCGGAATGTTTTCGGCCGCAGCATGGGGTCCCGAAGTCCGGTCGTGGCACCCACCCACGAGTGCTCCGGCAAACGAGGGAGTTGATGATGCCGGCGAACCGACGAGGTTCCGCCTCCGTCACTTCGGTCGGGCCCGATGCGAACCCTGCCGACCCGACGTCTTCACCAGCGCTCCGTCCGGCGTACCGGGAACCCGGTTTCCGGCGGTTCGTGCTCGGGGAGGCCGCCTCCGTCGTCGGTGACCAAGTCTGGTTCGTCGCCCTGTCGTGGGCGGCGGTGCAGGTCGCCTCGCCGGCCACGGCTGGGCTGATCCTCACCGTCTCGGCCGTCCCGCGGCTGGTGCTGATGATCCTGGGTGGCCCGCTGGCCGACCGCTACGACGCCCGGCGGCTGATGATCGGCAGCGATCTGCTGCGCGCGGCCGTCATGTTCGCCGCCGCCGCGATCGCCGTGCAGCACTCCAGTGTGATGCTGCTGGTGGTGATCAGCCTCGTGTTCGGGGCGGCGGACGCGATCTTCATGCCCGCCTCGGGTTCGCTGAGACCACGGCTGCTGCACACCTCGCAACTGGCCAGCGGCGGCGCCCTTCGCGAACTGGCGATGCGCGCGGCCCTGACACTCGGCTCACCCCTGGGCGGGCTCGTCGTGGCTGCCGGGAACCTGTGGCTGGCCTGCGTGGTCAACGGTTTCACGTTCCTGGTCTCCATGCTGTTTCTTCGCACCGTGCGACCGCGGGAGGTTGCTCCGGCTGCCCCCGGAGCACCGACCGGATACTTCGCCTCCCTCAAGGACGGCCTGCGCTACCTGGCCACCCACCCTGTCCTGCGCTCAGTCCTGACCGTCACCTTGCTGGTCAACCTGGCCTTCGTCGGCCCGATGAACGTGGGATTGGCGTTGCTGTCGCAGGACCGCGACTGGGGCGCCGGGGGCATCGGCACCCTGCTGGCCGGGTTCGGGGTCGGCGCCGCAGCCGGAGCGCTGGCCATGCTGCGCACCCACGTCGACCGCGGGATCGGCCTCTGGATCGCCCTGGCCTGCCTGCTGGAAGGCGCCGGCCTGGCAGCGCTGGGCCTGATCGAACGCTTCCCGGTGGCCGTGGCCGCGGCCGCGCTGGTCGGCCTGGTCAGCGCACCTCTGGGAATCATGACCACGGCACTGACCCAGTCGGGCGTGCCGGACGAGTACCGGGGCCGGGTGAGCAGCGTCAACATGCTGGTCAACCTCGGCCTCACCCCCTTGTCCATCGCGGCCCTGGGGGTGGTCGCCGACTGGTGGGGAACCAGCACCGCCGTGGTCGCCTTCGCGGCCCTGGCCTGGGTCGCCGCCGTCCTGTGTCTCATGGTCCCGGCCCTGCGCCGGGCTCGGGTGAGAGGCGAGGAAGACCGTGTTCCACCGCTGGTCGCTGGGGCGAGCACGCCGACGAAGTCGATTCGTGCCCGACCTTTTCGTCACTGAAGCGGAGCGGCAGCTGCAGCGATCCACGCACGACCGATCGGTAGACGGTGCAGATGACGAGGGCGAACTCGCGGGCCGGATTTGCGTAGGTAATGGTAGCCAAGGGCAACCGTGGCACGCGGTGGCACTATGCATCTATGGGCAACCTGGAGATGACCCCACGCGACGTGCGATCTCGGTCGCGAGAGATCATGGATGAAGTTGAGCACGGCCAGACCTTCACGGTCACGCGAGACGGTCACCAGATCGGCGAATTGATTCCTCTTCGGCGCCGGTTCGTCTCGCGTCAGGAGTTCGCAGCGATGTCCCGTAACTCACCGACCAGCGACCTCGATGCTTGCCGGGCGGACCAGGTTGTGGCAGCTGATCATGAGGAAAGCGGTGCGTATGAGCGCTGACCGATCACGGCAGGCCCTGATCGACACGAATACCCTGGCCCTGTAAGGCTGGATCGATCCAGCGCAGCTGCCCGACGAGATGACGATCAGCGCCGTCACCCTTGCGGAGATACCGGCTCTACCGCAGGAGCTCTGCGCCGACACCGAACAAACTGGGTACGACGAACGCGCTCGGCGGATGGAGATTCTTCGGCATGCGGAGCAGGAATCCGACCCCATCCCGCTCGAAACGGAAACTGCGCGCGTCTACGGGCGTTTGGTCTGCGCAGTTGTAACTGCCGGCCGCAAGCCACGGCGGCGAATTGCGGACCTGATGATTGCTTCGACTGCGATTTCCGGAGGTCTGCCCCTTTTCACCACGAACCCTGACGACTTCGCCGGCCTCGACCGCCTTCTGGAAGTGGTCCCCGTGGTCCGTCCCATGCTTCCCGGCGGGATCCGGTAACGAGCCTCCTGCAACCCGAAGGCGCTCTCCTGCTTCCAGTTCGCCATCGGCCGCCCCTTTGCGAAAAGCTCGCCGGTTGAATGGAAGCCGCACAAGCGCTCGAACAGCCTCCTCTGAGGAGCTTCGGCACCGGCCTGCGCCAGGACCAGGTCGCCGTCACGGCGGCCCTGAGCCTGGAGTACAGCAACGGTCCGACTGAGGGGACGAACACGAAGATCAAGCTCCTGAAACGACAGATGTACGGGAGAGCTGGGTCTCCGCGATTCGGCAACGCATCTCTGCTCAACAGAGATAGCACTGGGCGCCACGACCACCGTTCTTGCGCACAGAGCCGTCTATATGACAGGCACGCGCCGACACCAGCTCGAGCGCGCGTGGCGCAAGGACTTGGGGTTTAGTAACGTGGAAACCCAAAGTGCGCGTTCCTGGGAGGGGATGAGTTGGCGATCCAGCCTGGTGGGGAAGTCTGGGAAGACCGACGAAGGCTTTCTGCTGCCGTCGATCAGGCGCTGGCGCTGCTTGCCGCGGGAGCCAGTGCTGATGCGGTCGAGGTCGAAGGCGTCGACTTCAAGGAGGAGGCCGGCCGTCGTGCTCGGGGAGGGGTAGTGGTGCCGGGGCAGCCCAGAAGCGAGGCCGTCGCTTCTCAGCTGGCGGACGAGGTCGCCTGCCTCGCCAATACGCCGGGTGGCGGCGCACTGGTTGTGGGGATTGCGGATGACGGCCGCCTGATCGGGGCGGCCTCGGAACGGGACTGGCTTCGCCATCGCATCCACGAACGGGTGGACCTGGCCCCGGCGGTTGATGAGCGATGGCTGCCGGACGGTACGCGCCTACTGGCCATCATGGTTGCCGAGTCGCGTGAACCGGCTGAGAACACCAAGGACCAGCTGCGGTGGAGGGTCGGCACCAGTTGTGCTCCGGTCGACAGGTCGGAGTGGTGGGCCGAGCGGCTGCGCAGGCAGGGGAGCGACCCTCTGGCGGCGGAGACCTCCAGGACGGTGTCGGCTGTCAGTCAGGGAGCGATGGCCGCCACGAGACGCCTTCTTCGTGGTGTAGGCAAGAACGACCAGCATGATCACAGCGATCGCGAGTACCTGACCCGATTGGGAGTACTCCTTCCCAGCGGGCGCCTGACTGCGGCCGGCGTCCACATGTTCTGCCCCGCCCCCCGCACGGTACTGGAACTGGCGGTACTCGACGTCGTCGGTGGTGACGTCATCTCGGGGCCCCCTGACCTGTCGGGCTTGAGTCTGGTCGAGCAGCTGGGGGAGATCGAGACTCGCCTCGACGCGCTCGACAGCTCGGTGGTGCTTCAGTCGGGTCTGAAACTTGATCCGATCCGCAGGGTTCCCTGGCCGGCAGTGCGCGAAGCGTTGCTCAACGCGATCGTTCACCGTGACTGGCTACCCCTCGAACCGGTCCATCTGACCTGGGTCGTGGCTGACGCGAGCCTCGATGTCGTCTCCCCGGGAGGATTCGCCGGCGGTGTGACCAGTGAGTCCGTTCTCTCAGCCCGCTATTCACGTAATCCGGCGCTCGCCGACCTGGCCCGTGCCATGGGCCTGGTGGAGCGCCAGGGGATCGGCGTGGATCGTATGTACCGGGAGATGATCTCCCTCGGTCATCGACCGCCCGTCATCCGGCAGGAACCCGGGCCCCAGGTGCGTACCCGTCTCGTCGGTGGGCAGCCGCTGTCGGCAGTGATGGTCTCCCTCGGGGCGGTTTCTCCCGCCGATCGGCAGCGGGACCTTCGCGTGGCCATCGGCTTGCACGTGATGCTGCGCGACGGGTTCCTGACCGCTGAGACGCTCGCTGCACTGCTGCAGGTGCCGGTAGAGGAGGCTGAAGAGGGACTCGACGTTCTGGCCGCCTGTTCCGTGGACGACGAGTCCATGATCCGGTCCACACCCGCGGGCCCGTGGCTCCCGGCCCGGGGAATTGTCCGCCGGGCGACCGGGGACCCTCGGTCGCTGGAACAAGCGCAGCGACGGGGCCTACTGGGATGGCACCGGCCGGATCCGCGGGCCGCGGAGAAACTGGTTCGCGCCTATGTGGCTGCTGCCGGGCGTATGTCGAGTGGTGAACTGGCGGCCATCACCGGACTGACGACGCAGGGGGCCCTGAACATGCTGGTTCGGATGGAAGGTGAGGGGATCGTGCGGCGTGGGACCACACAGGGGCGTCGCGCGCACTTCGTTCTGGCGGATCTCTGAAGCGCGGACGGCACGCTCAGCGCCGTCGAACAGCGGGTACCGGTCAAACCGTTCGGCCCTGGACGCTCTGGAACGATGCCGGAAGCCATGTAGGCGGTCTCGCGGGTGGTCTTGCCCTTGATGGTCCTGGTGCGGGTGATGCTCACAGCCTGCGCCGCGTTCGGGAACACCAACGCCAGAGGCGTCTGTAGGGTGGCGGTTTTCAGGGTGTGGGTCTCGCGGCGGCCATGAGCGGCGGTGCGGGTGCAGTGACCGACGGGGCAGTCTTTCCAGTCTAGGCGCCGTAGCTGGTTGTGCAGGGTTTCCTGGTTCGCTGTGACCCGGACGAACAAGGCCGCGCCGCGGGCCGGCCATCAGATGGATCGCCCCGCAGGTAGTCTCCAGTTGGGCATGATGAGACACCCCCAGCCAATAGGTGCCCAGCATGGGGCCGTTCACCGGCGGGGAGGCGCTATGGAGGGCGAGCATCGCGCTCCCCGAAGTGCCTCGCTGGAGCGCAGGCGATGTGCGTCGGGCCGCTCAGGTGATGTTGGGGCTGCGGCGTTCGACGAGGGTGACGTCACGCCAGAGGCCGTGGTGGCGGCCGATGCGTTCACGGGTGCCGATGGTGCGGAACCCGAGCCGCTGGTGGAGGTTCAGGCTGGCGATGTTCTCGGGGAAGATCCCGGACTGGATGGTCCAGATCCCGGCGGCTTCGGTGGAATCGATGAGGGCCTTGAGCAGGCTGGTAGCGACCCCGCGACCTCGCGCGTCGGGCGCAACGTAGACGGAGTGCTCGACCACTCCGCCGTAGACACACCGGTCGGAGACCTTGCTGACAGCGACCCAGCCCACGACCGCGCCGTCTTCAACGGCGACGAAACGGTGCCCGGGCAGTTTGCCCTGATCGAAGGTGGGCCAGCCGGGGGCAGCAGTCTCGAAAGTGGCGTTGCCCTCGTCGATCCCAGCCTGATAGATAGCCAGCACCTGCTCGGCATGCGCGGCAGTCATCGGCACAATCACGGAGCGGACTACGAACTCTGAGGCGTGGTGAAGTCGCCCAGAGCCGCGGCGATCTGGCTCACGCGCTCGGGCACGAGGGTGTAGTAGGCCCACACGCCGCGCTTTTCGCGGGTGAGCAGGCCGGCGTCCACCAGGATCTTCAGGTGGTGCGAGACCGTGGGCTGGGACAGCCCGACCGGTTCGGTCAGGTCGCACACGCACGCCTCGCCGCCCTCGTGCGCGGCGACCAGCGACAGCAGTTGCAGCCGGGTCGGCTCGGCCAGCGCCTTGAGCAGGCTCGCCAGCTTCTGCGCCTGTTCGGCGCTGTGGATCGGCCCGCTGCCGGTCGGGGTGCAGCACGCCGCGTCCTCGGCCGTGGGGGCCTGGAGGGCGATCTGCGGGCGGGCGATCTGCACGGACGTCATGGGGAACAGTCTGAGCCAGGACATTGACGTTTGTCGATCCCTGCGCCACGATCAGGACATCGACGAGCGTCTATCTCTAGGAGTGGTGATCATGACGCCACCGACTACAGCGTCCGATGAGCTGCGTGAACAGGTCCGGGCCGGCTACGCCGCCGCAGCCGTCGCCGTGACCAGCACCGGTGCTCAGGCCGCTTCTGCCTCGTGCTGCGGCCCGGACGCCGCCGCAGACTCCATGGCCCTCGACGGCTCGTTCGGTGCCGGCCTCTATGCCTCCGACGAGGTGGAAGGGCTTCCTGCTGAGGCGCTGGCCGCGTCGCTGGGCTGCGGGAACCCGATGGCCGTGGCGTCCCTGAAGGAGGGCGACCGGGTCCTGGATCTGGGCTCCGGCGGCGGGATCGACGTGCTGCTGTCCGCCCGCCGTGTCGGCCCGACCGGCCGGGCGTACGGGCTCGACATGACCGAGGAGATGCTGGCCCTGGCCCGCTCCAACGCGGCCAAAGCCGGCGCCATCAATGTCGACTTCCTCAAGGGCCAGATCGAGGCCATCCCGCTGCCCGCGTCCTCGATCAACGTAGTGATCAGCAACTGCGTGGTGAACCTGTCCACCGACAAGAGCGCCGTGCTGGCCGAGATGTTCCGGGTCCTGGTACCCGGCGGCCGGATCGGGATCAGCGACGTGGTGGCCGAGGACCACATCACCCCGGCCGAACGGGCCGAACGAGGCAGCTACGTCGGCTGTATCGCCGGGGCCCTGTCCAAGAGCGAGTACCTCGAGGGCCTGGCGGCGGCCGGTTTCACCGATGCCGAGGTCGAGTTCACCCACGAGGCTGTCCCCGGTATGCACGGCGCGATCATCCGGGCGATCAAGCGTGCTGACGCGCCTCAGCTCCTGGCGGTCGTCGGCCAGGACGGCATGCCGGCCAGTTGCTGCTGAGTCCGCTTTCATCGCTGCCATACCCATGCGACGCCGGCGACCGCTGCGGTCCCGGCGCCGCTGCGGCCCACACGCACAGATCAAGGAATCCGTTGTGAGCTCCACTCCCACGTCTGCTCCCGCGCCGGCGGCGCTCGATGAGGCACCGGTGACGGCCCGCCTGTCGGTGCTGGACCGGTTCCTGCCGGTCTGGATCCTCGCGGCCATGCTGCTCGGACTGATCCTGGGCCGGGCCGTGCCCGGCCTGGACGATGCCCTGGACTCGGTCAAGGTCGGCTCAGTCAGCCTGCCGATCGCGGTCGGGCTGCTGCTTATGATGTACCCGGTGCTGGCCAAGGTCCGCTACAGCCAGACCGCCGCCGTCACCGGGGACCGCCGCCTGCTGGCCGCCTCACTGGCCTTGAACTGGCTGATCGGCCCCGCGGTGATGTTCGCGCTGGCCTGGCTCCTGCTGCCCGACCTACCCGAGTACCGCACCGGCCTGATCATCGTGGGCCTGGCCCGGTGCATCGCCATGGTCCTGATCTGGAACGACCTGGCCTGCGGCGACTCCGAGGCCGCAGCCGTCCTGGTCGCGCTGAACAGTGTCTTCCAGATCGTGGCGTTCGCCGGTCTGGGCTGGTTCTACCTCCAGGTCCTGCCCGGCTGGCTGGGCCTGTCCACCACCAGCATCACCTTCTCGGTCGGCGCGATCGCCCTGAGCGTCCTGGTTTTTCTCGGCATCCCGCTGCTGGCCGGGTACCTGACCCGCACGATCGGCGAACGCGCGAAAGGCCGCACCTGGTACGAGACCCGCTTCCTGCCCCGGATCGGGCCGGTCGCCCTGTACGGGCTGCTGTTCACCATCGTCATGCTCTTCGCCCTCCAGGGCGACGCGATCACCAGTAAGCCCCTGGACGTCGCCCGGATCGCGCTACCGCTGCTGGCGTACTTCGTGCTCATGTTCGGCGGCTCCTTCGTCCTCGGCCGCACCCTGGGCCTCGGCTATGCCAAGACCACGACGTTGTCGTTCACCGCGGCGGGCAACAACTTCGAGCTGG belongs to Kineosporia corallincola and includes:
- a CDS encoding SDR family oxidoreductase, translating into MARFEGKHVLVTGGSSGIGLAGAQRIVDEGGRVTLTGTDPERLAVVSEKLPSVTVLRNDAADPASVDALVEAVGGEPLHGLWLNAGYAEVGPLEGVDAASFDAMTAVNLRAPALQLARLSPHLAEGASVVVTSSTSAYEGAPMTALYAATKAALISAAKVWAAELAPRGIRVNVLVPGATQTNFRHFMTDEQRSGFESALLEQVPLGRVGTPEEVAAVGLFLLSDEASYVTGAQFVVDGGLLRV
- a CDS encoding SDR family oxidoreductase; amino-acid sequence: MELKGAVVLVTGANRGIGAEFVRLLKQRGAGRIYAAARDVTSIEADGVEPIRLDVTDRDQIEAAARRAGDVQILINNAGISTGTALVTGDEAGIRREMETNFYGPLLLTRAFAPILRANGGGAVLNVVSALSWFSTPVGGAYAASKAAQWMLTDSTRLELAAQGTHVVGVHMGLVDTDMSKSLQAPKIHPAELAGAGLDAIESGAQEVLADDWAKFVKSGLQLDPKERYERIFAALGGN
- a CDS encoding helix-turn-helix domain-containing protein, whose protein sequence is MTPDETWIAETPAPTVCQQILAHRLRSRRLELGMKISDVAARLRFSSSKISRLETEERIAQVEDVHTLAGLYGFSGAETAELVQLAIGARQRSPFKDFHPASPERDYLELEVVARRVRAFDPNLVHGLLQLPSYTSEVLHGRGILEHQRILDSRAVRQRRLTGVSPLPIEFVVGEAALRMNTQDPTVMQDQIAHLLAVSTWPNVVLQVLPSSAGPAMGRLEGFNILESGKEGLADVVYVELLTRQLIIDERDQVSRYEDAFQSLSKQALTSEESRDFLESIQRQ
- a CDS encoding MFS transporter, yielding MPANRRGSASVTSVGPDANPADPTSSPALRPAYREPGFRRFVLGEAASVVGDQVWFVALSWAAVQVASPATAGLILTVSAVPRLVLMILGGPLADRYDARRLMIGSDLLRAAVMFAAAAIAVQHSSVMLLVVISLVFGAADAIFMPASGSLRPRLLHTSQLASGGALRELAMRAALTLGSPLGGLVVAAGNLWLACVVNGFTFLVSMLFLRTVRPREVAPAAPGAPTGYFASLKDGLRYLATHPVLRSVLTVTLLVNLAFVGPMNVGLALLSQDRDWGAGGIGTLLAGFGVGAAAGALAMLRTHVDRGIGLWIALACLLEGAGLAALGLIERFPVAVAAAALVGLVSAPLGIMTTALTQSGVPDEYRGRVSSVNMLVNLGLTPLSIAALGVVADWWGTSTAVVAFAALAWVAAVLCLMVPALRRARVRGEEDRVPPLVAGASTPTKSIRARPFRH
- a CDS encoding SDR family NAD(P)-dependent oxidoreductase, yielding MTTTLVTGANKGLGLETTRRLIEAGHTVYAGMRDLSTGEAARALGAVPVQLDVTDDASVARAVASLTELDVLINNAGIPGTKWDFDDLDADEMRTVFETNVFGVVRMTQAALPLLRRSSAPVIVNVTSGVGWPRLLLDEKADEFPVNLVPYASSKAAVIALTVQYAKNLPKFRINASDPGYTATDFNGRSGHQTVTEGTDATVALALIGPDGPTGEFRNRHGLITY
- a CDS encoding TetR/AcrR family transcriptional regulator, translating into MAGRPRSFDRDAALAAAVEQFWRDGYDATSIATLTAAMGVSPPSLYSAFGDKHRLFEEASAAYFRLTCEGLDAAAELPTAREAVVRILDDTAHAHTDAATPPGCLMLTEPRLTGQRQELHQRLLDRLERGVRDGDLPPATNTEPLAAFLVAVLRGMSGCARDGGTLEDLQAIAATAMAAIPAQPEKPA
- a CDS encoding helix-turn-helix transcriptional regulator; translated protein: MAGVDEFAQVLRAWRDRVTPEQAGLAPGLGRRTPGLRREELALLAGVSVDYVVRLEQGRARNPSPQVLAALARGLRLDDDERDHFFRVAGAAVPGRGLLPSHVTPSVRRIVDRLADLPVAVFTPIHDLLLWNPMWAALLGDPSVRTGLDRNLIWQYFAGPPMPVTHSPAEEESFARSLVGHLRLALGQYPGDPHVGDLVDRLLEASPEFARRWNGAPVGEFQTSHKIIHTQQVGDIVLDCDTLTGGTGGLLIVVMTAAPGTQDERKLDLLRVVGLQGAWE